In Toxotes jaculatrix isolate fToxJac2 chromosome 12, fToxJac2.pri, whole genome shotgun sequence, the following are encoded in one genomic region:
- the zmat2 gene encoding zinc finger matrin-type protein 2 yields MASGSGSSKNDFRRKWDKDEYENLAQKRLTEERDRERRDGKTAPPVKRDLLRHRDYKVDLESKLGKTIVITKTTPQAEMGGYYCNVCDCVVKDSINFLDHINGKKHQRNLGMSMRVERSSLDQVKKRFEVNKKKLEEKQKEYDFEERMKELREEEEKAKAYKKEKQKERKRRAEEDVDFEEDDEMAAVMGFSGFGSSKKSH; encoded by the exons ATGGCGTCCGGCAGCGGG TCCAGTAAGAATGACTTCCGTCGGAAGTGGGACAAAGATGAATATGAAAACCTTGCACAGAAACGACTcactgaggagagagacagagagaggagagatg ggAAAACTGCTCCGCCGGTCAAGCGGGACCTCCTGCGTCACAGAGACTATAAAGTGGATCTGGAGTCCAAACTGGGGAAGACCATCGTCATCACCAAGACCACTCCTCAGGCTGAGATGGGCGG ttATTACTGTAATGTCTGTGACTGTGTAGTGAAAGACTCCATCAACTTTCTGGATCACATCAACGGCAAGAAAC accagAGGAACCTGGGCATGTCGATGCGGGTGGAGCGTTCGTCTCTGGATCAGGTGAAGAAGCGTTTTGAGGTGAAcaagaagaagctggaggagaagcagaaggAGTATGACTTTGAGGAGCGCATGAaggagctgagggaggag gaggaGAAGGCGAAGGCCTACaagaaggagaagcagaaggagaggaagcGTCGGGCGGAGGAGGACGTGGACTTCGAGGAGGACGATGAGATGGCGGCGGTGATGGGTTTTTCAGGATTCGGCTCGTCCAAGAAGAGTCACTGA